CGCGCTCGACACGACCGCCGCGCGCCACGCTGCCCAGCAGTATCTAGCCGCCGCTGGGGTCGATGGCACCGTCACCGTGACTGGCGGCACGACCCTTACGGTTCGCGTCACCGACACCCACAAACCGACCTTCCTGTCCATGGTCGGCATCGGGGATCTGACGGTGACCGGCGATGCGTCAGCGCGTTTGATCAGAACGACTGGAGGAGTCGAGCGATGAACCGCACCCACGCCCGTGCCCGAGGCCTTGTTGCGGCCGTGTTGATCGCCGCGGTGCTCGCCGGCGTTCCGGTCCTCCTGATCACCCTCGCCGCGACACCGTGGACCGTCGACCTGTCCGAGCTGCAACTCAGCCTCCTGAGCCCCGACGACGGCAGCGTCGCCCTGCTCATCGTCGGCGCCACAGCCTGGATCGCGTGGGCCGTGATGGCCTTCTGCTTGGTCACCGAGATCGTCGCTGCCGCCCGCGGCGTGCGAGCACCACAACTGCGCGGCCTCGGAGCAGGACAGCAGCTGGCCTCCCAGCTGGTCGCCTCGGCAGCGATGCTGTTTGCCGTCGCCCAGCCGCTCAGCATCACCCTGACCACCCCACCCGCCCAGGCTCACGAAGTCACCGACGTTCAGCTTGCTGCTGCGCCGGCCGCCCATGATGAACTCGTTGCTGAAGGGGTTCCCGAGCCACGTCTCCCCGTCGAGGCGGTTCTTGCGACCGAGTCGTACACCACCCGCGCCCACGACAGCCTCTGGAAGATCGCCGAAACCCAACTCGGCGATGGCACCCGGTTCACCGAGATCGTCGAACTCAACCCCGACCTATTTCCCAGCGGGCCGAAGTTCCTCACCGCCGGCACAGTGCTCCAACTCCCAGCGAACGAACCTGCCGCGGCCGGCGAACCCGACGACGCTCCCTACGTGGTAGCACCCGGTGACACGTTGTGGGACATCGCCGACGAGGAGCTCGGCGACTCCACTCGCTACGACGAGATCTTCGAAGCATCCAACGACATCGTCCAACCCGATGGCCGCACCCTGACCGATCCAGACCTGATCTACCCAGGCTGGGAACTCGAGATCCCCGACGAAGCACCACCAGTCGCCGTGGATCCAGAGGAGCCAGTTCCCGAGCACCCGAGCCCAGAGACTCCGCACGAGACCGCTCCCGCAACACCCCGGTCAGCCACACCCACTCCCCCGGCCATCGACCTCGAAGTATCCGCCGACCTCTCGGCGGAGGAACAGTCCGTCGATGTCGACCAAGACTCCGGCTCCCCTGCCTGGCTGCTGCCCGGACTCACCGGCGCCGGAACCCTGCTCGCCGGGTCGCTCTTCCTCGTCCTCCGCGCTCATCGCCGCACCCAACTGCGTTACCGAAACCCCGGCGAAGTGCTCGAGGCGCCTCCTCAGGAATTGATCAACGTAGAGAAGAGCGCACGCCTTTCCGCCAGCACGGTCCCGCGCCTCCAGGACCTCGACCGACTGCTCCGATGCCTCGCCGACGGACTGGAACTGACTCGCCAACCTCTGCCCCGTCTCCAGAGCATCGAACTTGCCGACCGGTCCGTCACCCTCCATCTCGCCGAGCACGCCCCGGCCCCACCCGGATGGACCGGCACGGACACCTGGGCCTTCCAGTTCGATGAAACACTCCCCGACCCCGCGAGCCCCGCACCCTGGCCGCTGCTGTGCACCATCGGCAGCACCGACGTCGGGCATCTGGTGCTGGTCAACCTGGAGGAACTCGGCACCATTGCCCTCACCGGGGACCCGGAAGCATCAGCGGCGCTCGCGCGATCGATGGCAGCCGAACTCGCCCTCAGTCCGTGGGGCGTGCTCGCCGACATCGACACCGTTGGGGTCGCCCGCGAACTCGCCGACCTCGACCCGGTGCGGCACCACCACCACGAACCCGACGACCGTGGCTTCCTCGATCGGCTCGCGACCGATCTCGCCAGCCGAGGCGACAACGAACCCGAAATGTTCCATGCCGTCATCACGACCGACGCCGATGCTGCGGAACCCGTCATCCGGGTCATCGCAGACGCCACCTCACGACTCGGCGCCACAGTCGTGACCGCGGGCGACCCGCCCGAGACCGAGGCGGTGACCTTCCGCATGACTGGTCACGGTCGACTGCACATCGCCGATCTCGGCCTCGACCTCACCGCCGCTGGCCTCACATCCGAAGAAGCAGCCGCGACCGCAGCCATCGTCGCCGTCGCTCGCGACGCCGCGCCGGCACCCCCTCCGGTGCATCACACCAACAAGCCGCCCGAAACCGACATCTCCCCGCTGCAGGAGACTGCAGATTCTTCCGATCCCACGCTCGATGACGACGTCGCTGCTTGGTTCGACTCCGACAGCCGAGTGCCCAAACTGCATCTGCTGGGGCCGGTGCGGGCGACCGCGCACGGCAACCCGTCGGCGGTGGCACGACGCAAGCCGCACTACGTCGAGTTGCTCGCCTACTTGGCGCTGCACCCCGAAGGCGTGTCGTCCCGACAGGTCGCGGAAGCATTCTCGATGAGCAAGGACAGGGTCCGCATCGACATCGGCGTGGTGCGCAAGTGGCTCGGTGACAATCCGCGCACCGGCCGTCCGTACCTGCCGCCCGCGGCACAGACTCGCGCCGCTGGCGAAGCGGGCGTGTGGACGTACCAAGTCGATGATGTGCTCGTCGACGCCGACCTCTTTCGGCGCCTCCGAGCACGCGGCCAGGCCCGCGGCGACGAGAGCCAAGAGGACTTCGACACCGCCCTTCGGCTGGTCGAGGGTCCCCCGTTCTCCGACCTTCGCGAAACCGGTTGGAGTTGGCTGCTCGACGCCGAGTCCCGCGACGACGAGATCCTGGCCTGCGCGATCGTCGACGTCGCGCACGACGTCGTCACGGACGCACTCCGGGAAGAAGACCTGGATCGAGCAGCCGAAGCTGTCAAGACAGCGACGCTGGCCTCTCCCTACGACGAGATCGCGCGCGTAGACCGCGCCGCCGTGCTCGTTGCGCAGGGACACGAGGACGCGGCCCGGAAGTTCCTTGCGTCGGCTGTGCACAACCGAAGCGACGACCACATGGCACCTATCGAAGTGCCTCGCAGCACAGCGGCCCGTATCCCAAACCCGGGTCGGCGCGGCCGCTGATTCTGCGCTGCAACCCCCGAGTGCTCGACTTCCGGCACGACTGGAGGTACGGCCTCTGACCTGCACAAACGCGCTCTGAGAGGGGTGTACCCCCACCGCTACCGGGCGGTAAGGGGTACGAAGTCGGATACGGGATCTGAGGATCGTCCAGCCCATGGCCCACTCGACACTCCACGCCACCAGGACCCCTCGCTGGTCGCCGGCGCTGGTCGCTGACCTGGAGCAGGCGGCGTCGCCCGCGAGCGCCGCGGCGTTGCTTGCGTCGGCGGGCGTGCCGGTGTTTCCGTGCGTTCCGCTGCAGAAGAATCCGCTCACCGAGCATGGGTTCCACGACGGCTCGGCCGAGCCGACCACCGTCGCGGAGTGGTGGCACCGATGGCCGGACGCGAACGTGGCCATGCCGACCGGGTTCGCCTCGGGTGTCGACGTCGTGGACATCGACGTACATGCATCGGGCAGTGGTTTCGACGCGCTGGAGCAGGCCCGGTCGGTTGGCCTCTTGGGCACGCCTGCGTGGGTGGTCTCGACTCCGGCGGGCGGGCTGCACGCGTGCTTCCTGCGGGCGGGTTCGGATGAGCAGCGTTCGTGGCAGGTCCCCGGGCGGCACGTCGACTTCCGAGGCGACGGCGGGTACGTGGTGCTACCGCCGTCGACTGTCCTCCAGCCCGATGGCGAGGCTCGCCCCTACCAGGTCGTCAACGTCGCGACTCGACAGCCCGACTCGGTCGACGCGACCGCGCTCCGTCACTTCTTGGAGCCACCTCGCCCGACCCGGCCCCCGGCTGAGCTGCCGAGGGCCGGGGCACGGCCGGACCGACTCGCTGCCTGGGTGGCCACCCTCAGCGAGGGAGAGCGAAACCGGGGGCTCTTCTGGGCCTCGTGCCGCATGGCTGAGACCGGCGAACGTTTCGACGTCACCGCGGCCGCGCTGGGCAACGCGGCGCAGTCGGCTGGTCTCACCGAGCGCGAGGCGATGACCACGATCCGCTCGGCCTACCGCATCGCCACCTGCCTGGAACCTGCTCCGGCGCGGGGTGGACGCCTGGGCCCTTCCCGGGCGACTGAGGGGGTTCGCCTTTGACGCCACCCCCGCCACCTGCCGAGCCGTCACCTGATTTCACGAGGAACTTCCATGAATGGACCTGACCCCTACGACCGCCGACTCAACCGGATGTCAGAGCAAGCCGCACCCAGCCCCGCCGCAACCGGGGCGGCTGAGGCTCCTGCGCTCGCGGCGCGACGCGACCCGTCCCAGCCGTCGATTGCGACAAGTCAGCAGACCGCCAATGGCATCGCATGGGTGCGCCCCACCGAACTTGCCATGCGTGTCGGATCGCCCGCCGCCGGCCGTGGAATCGACCTACAAACGGCGTTGGCAGCTCGAGCTCGCCGCGCTCCGGCCTCCCGCGCCGGTGCCGGCCGCCGTACAACCCGGTCGGCAATCGCCCGGCCGACCACCACCGTCTCGCACGAAGGGATGGAAATGTGAAGACGCCCCCGTTCACCACTGCGCAAGGCTTGCGGCTCCTGCTGGTCCGACTGCACTACTCCCCGACCGGTGCCTGGCAGCACGACCTGGACGCGCACGCGTTGATGCAGTTCGCGACCCAGAAGTACGCCGCCCTCGCACGCAAGCACGACCTTGCCCCCGAGGACGCCGCCTATGCCGCCTTCGAGGCGATGCGGACCCGCGCCGTACGGACCGCGATCGACCCATGGGCGGTGGTCACCCGGGCCGTCCAGGTCACCTTGATCTACGAGGCCCGTGCCCAAGGGCTGCTGTGCTCGAACCACCAGGCACGTCGCCCCGAGGTAGCAGCCCACCACGACGCCGAACGGTTCTGCGAACGTGAGAATGACCTGACCGACTATCACCCGGCGTTCCACGTCACCGACCAACTCAATGACGGATACGGCGCCTGCTCACTTGACGCGCCGGACAGCGACGAGCCGACCAACGCTTGGGTCGCAGCAGAGCACGCGGTCGCGATCATGGTCGACAACGGGTGGCCGCGACCGACCGCCACCGGCTGCGTCGAGTACGTCTGCGGCCAATTGATCCGCTCGGTCAATCGCGCCACCGCGTACAGCCGCCTGGTCCGCG
The nucleotide sequence above comes from Nocardioides massiliensis. Encoded proteins:
- a CDS encoding LysM peptidoglycan-binding domain-containing protein translates to MNRTHARARGLVAAVLIAAVLAGVPVLLITLAATPWTVDLSELQLSLLSPDDGSVALLIVGATAWIAWAVMAFCLVTEIVAAARGVRAPQLRGLGAGQQLASQLVASAAMLFAVAQPLSITLTTPPAQAHEVTDVQLAAAPAAHDELVAEGVPEPRLPVEAVLATESYTTRAHDSLWKIAETQLGDGTRFTEIVELNPDLFPSGPKFLTAGTVLQLPANEPAAAGEPDDAPYVVAPGDTLWDIADEELGDSTRYDEIFEASNDIVQPDGRTLTDPDLIYPGWELEIPDEAPPVAVDPEEPVPEHPSPETPHETAPATPRSATPTPPAIDLEVSADLSAEEQSVDVDQDSGSPAWLLPGLTGAGTLLAGSLFLVLRAHRRTQLRYRNPGEVLEAPPQELINVEKSARLSASTVPRLQDLDRLLRCLADGLELTRQPLPRLQSIELADRSVTLHLAEHAPAPPGWTGTDTWAFQFDETLPDPASPAPWPLLCTIGSTDVGHLVLVNLEELGTIALTGDPEASAALARSMAAELALSPWGVLADIDTVGVARELADLDPVRHHHHEPDDRGFLDRLATDLASRGDNEPEMFHAVITTDADAAEPVIRVIADATSRLGATVVTAGDPPETEAVTFRMTGHGRLHIADLGLDLTAAGLTSEEAAATAAIVAVARDAAPAPPPVHHTNKPPETDISPLQETADSSDPTLDDDVAAWFDSDSRVPKLHLLGPVRATAHGNPSAVARRKPHYVELLAYLALHPEGVSSRQVAEAFSMSKDRVRIDIGVVRKWLGDNPRTGRPYLPPAAQTRAAGEAGVWTYQVDDVLVDADLFRRLRARGQARGDESQEDFDTALRLVEGPPFSDLRETGWSWLLDAESRDDEILACAIVDVAHDVVTDALREEDLDRAAEAVKTATLASPYDEIARVDRAAVLVAQGHEDAARKFLASAVHNRSDDHMAPIEVPRSTAARIPNPGRRGR
- a CDS encoding pilus assembly protein TadG-related protein, translated to MTRLHNERGSISIWVATATIVMVTLVGLAVDLGGQVHAQQRAHNIAAQAARAGGQQVQAAPAVEGRYVALDTTAARHAAQQYLAAAGVDGTVTVTGGTTLTVRVTDTHKPTFLSMVGIGDLTVTGDASARLIRTTGGVER
- a CDS encoding bifunctional DNA primase/polymerase — translated: MAHSTLHATRTPRWSPALVADLEQAASPASAAALLASAGVPVFPCVPLQKNPLTEHGFHDGSAEPTTVAEWWHRWPDANVAMPTGFASGVDVVDIDVHASGSGFDALEQARSVGLLGTPAWVVSTPAGGLHACFLRAGSDEQRSWQVPGRHVDFRGDGGYVVLPPSTVLQPDGEARPYQVVNVATRQPDSVDATALRHFLEPPRPTRPPAELPRAGARPDRLAAWVATLSEGERNRGLFWASCRMAETGERFDVTAAALGNAAQSAGLTEREAMTTIRSAYRIATCLEPAPARGGRLGPSRATEGVRL